A window of Chryseobacterium sp. IHB B 17019 genomic DNA:
TTTGAATTGAAATTTTAGATTAAAGATTGTGCGTAAAAGTTTTATGAAATTTTAATATCTCTGATTTAATTTATCGTTTTGTAACAACTTACTTTTTCAGACTACTTATTAAAAACAATTCACTTAATCTCAAAACATTAAAAATGGAAAACTACGGTTACACAAAAACAGAAGATCAGAATCAGCAGAATAATGCACCTTACCGTTCAGAAAAGAAAATTCCGGCAGCTTTGTTAGGTATTTTAGTAGGATGGCTGGCTTTAAATAAATTCTATCTCGGCTACACAAAAGAAGGGATCATACAGCTTGTTTTAAATGTTGTTACTCTTGGTGCAGCTTCTATTATTCCTTTTATTGAAGGTATTTTATATTTATTTATGAGCGACAAGCAATTTGATGACACCTATGTTTATGGCAAAAAAGGCTGGCTATAAGATTTAACATAAATTGTAAAGAATTTTATTTTATTTCCATAATTTTATAACACCAACCAACACATAAAATAATATGGAAAATAATCAACGGCTGACCGAGCTTCTGGCTCTG
This region includes:
- a CDS encoding TM2 domain-containing protein, giving the protein MENYGYTKTEDQNQQNNAPYRSEKKIPAALLGILVGWLALNKFYLGYTKEGIIQLVLNVVTLGAASIIPFIEGILYLFMSDKQFDDTYVYGKKGWL